From the Temnothorax longispinosus isolate EJ_2023e chromosome 6, Tlon_JGU_v1, whole genome shotgun sequence genome, one window contains:
- the Atg7 gene encoding uncharacterized protein Atg7 isoform X2, whose amino-acid sequence MINTNTYEAFRQINPEKFIDTMGQCVIDSIRDGTALQEPWQLSVFLVFAYSDLKKYKFHYWAAHPASFSLPGIYSVAPTKFASGEFTSGQIDKLRESFLQLDARSRNFFTVFASGKDDLSVDDLSKGVLRAKSNERDLQQGEVYFAFYDPCASAEPGWPLRNLLCLLYRHCSSYCFTNDVKVLSIRSDKVETAVIFTLRIKEDKDMETTPEEHLVGWEANVNGKMGPNIVDLSNIMDPTKLSDRAINLNLKLMKWRLVPDLDLEKISGLRCLLLGAGTLGCSVARVLLGWGINNMTLVDNSTVSHSNTVRQSLYTHEDAVQRRHKAHAAKDALLRIRPSMNVEGVILHIPMPGHVVGQSMMETTREAVSKLQELVNSHDVVFLLLDSREARWLPTLMCAATNKIAINAALGFDSYTVQRHGMRDLSDSDSPKLTVQNPAGHDLGCYFCNDVTQPGNSQTDRTLDLQCTVSRPGLSQIAAGLAVELLMAVTQHPQGILARALMDNDRDDCRENVDNPLVGLLGGVPHTIRGSLWGNEMKLTVTHRSPFCTACSTPLIEEYQQRDFAFVLDACNVPNYLEKLSGLEEILKRPDLDELCYTIDTSSEDEES is encoded by the exons ATGATCAACACGAATACCTATGAAGCGTTCAGACAGATAAATCCCGAGAAGTTTATCGACACGATGGGCCAATGCGTTATCGATAGTATCAGAGACGGCACTGCCTTGCAGGAACCCTGGCAGCTCTCGGTATTCCTGGTATTCGCTTATTCAGATCTGAAGAAGTATAAGTTTCATTATTGGGCCGCGCATCCAGCTTCTTTCTCATTACCGGGAATTTATTCGGTCGCACCGACGAAATTCGCATCCGGCGAATTCACGTCCGGCCAGATAGATAAATTACGCGAAAGCTTCCTTCAGCTGGATGCGAGATCGAGGAACTTCTTCACAGTTTTCGCGTCGGGAAAGGATGACTTAAGCGTTGACGACTTGTCGAAGGGAGTGCTACGTGCAAAATCAAACGAGAGAGATTTACAACAG GGTGAAGTATACTTTGCATTTTATGATCCTTGCGCAAGTGCAGAACCTGGATGGCCCTTGCGAAACCTTCTGTGCCTATTGTATAGGCATTGCTCTTCGTACTGCTTTACAAATGACGTCAAAGTCTTGTCTATAAGGAGCGATAAAGTGGAGACTGCGGTTATATTTACACTTAGAATCAAAGAGGATAAAGACATGGAAACTACTCCCGAAGAGCACTTGGTAGGTTGGGAAGCTAACGTAAATGGGAAAATGGGCCCTAACATCGTGGATTTATCCAACATTATGGATCCTACCAA ACTATCCGACAGAGCGATCAATTTAAATCTGAAATTGATGAAATGGCGCCTTGTCCCTGATCTAGATTTGGAAAAGATCAGTGGTCTACGATGCCTTCTATTGGGCGCCGGTACTCTGGGATGTTCCGTGGCGAGAGTACTTCTTGGCTGGGGTATCAATAATATGACGCTCGTGGATAATTCTACCGTCTCTCACAGCAATACGGTGCGCCAGAGTCTGTATACGCACGAAGACGCGGTGCAACGTCGGCACAAAGCGCACGCTGCGAAAGACGCTTTACTCAGGATACGTCCTAGCATG AATGTGGAAGGTGTGATCTTGCATATCCCCATGCCCGGTCACGTAGTCGGCCAGAGTATGATGGAGACGACCAGGGAAGCTGTGAGCAAACTGCAAGAACTCGTAAACAGCCACGACGTGGTGTTCTTGCTTCTGGATTCGCGAGAAGCCAGATGGCTGCCAACCCTCATGTGCGCCGCGACGAATAAGATAGCAATTAACGCTGCTTTGGGCTTCGATTCGTATACGGTACAACGGCACGGCATGCGCGATCTTTCCGATTCCGACTCGCCTAAATTAACGGTGCAGAACCCTGCGGGGCACGATCTTGGATGTTACTTTTGTAACGATGTAACACAACCCGGAAAC TCCCAGACTGATAGAACGCTCGATCTGCAGTGTACCGTAAGTCGGCCGGGTTTATCGCAAATCGCCGCGGGTTTGGCAGTCGAGCTACTTATGGCAGTAACGCAACATCCCCAAGG AATTTTAGCTAGAGCGCTTATGGATAACGATAGAGACGATTGTCGAGAGAATGTCGATAATCCACTGGTAGGATTATTGGGTGGTGTACCTCACACGATACGGGGCTCGCTTTGGGGCAACGAAATGAAACTGACTGTTACGCACAGATCCCCATTCTGTACAGCTTGCTCGACACCTTTGATCGAGGAGTATCAACAACGCGATTTTGCTTTCGTTCTTGACGCTTGCAATGTGCCAAATTATCTCGAGAAATTATCAGGACTCGAGGAAATACTGAAGAGACCCGATCTGGATGAG tTATGTTATACAATCGACACTTCGAGCGAGGATGAAGAGTCGTGA
- the Pex13 gene encoding peroxisomal membrane protein PEX13 — translation MAPGRSNVINGNQLRNSSSISYSMPGPNLPFQTAGAVPPPLPPRQPAQSYSGYNDFRPYGSSYGYGNYGSYGYGGGYGGYRGYGGYGSFGSYNPYGSSYGQIGGHSGDVENRFQQYAEESTRSTFRVVESVLQTFSSITMLLESTYFALTNSFRAILSVADNIGRLRSTVGQLLSTFALIRVMKWIYRRILFTLGLQTQSAVAEDLWQQSVSQLNGERPTTTSATNERISPWMNILLLGVFVAIPYLIHKITSSIKQSQIKVNDPKEWVKCEDPVCVATAMYDFMAVSNEELSLRAGQKIWLAPRSLQSKSIPGWWIATDNKNVGLVPANYVTIVGQLKRKSESESNGNVTASTVIPTSMQSATVPGEQMNTLEPNASQQSTDFSENNIKDDLL, via the exons ATGGCACCGGGACGGAGTAACGTTATCAACGGCAACCAGCTCAGGAACTCCTCCAGCATTTCGTACAG TATGCCGGGACCAAATTTGCCCTTCCAAACCGCTGGAGCTGTTCCACCGCCGTTGCCACCTCGCCAGCCGGCGCAAAGTTACTCGGGGTACAACGATTTCAGACCGTATGGCTCGAGCTATGGCTACGGGAATTATGGGAGCTACGGGTACGGAGGTGGTTACGGTGGTTACCGAGGTTACGGTGGATATGGATCTTTTGGTAGTTACAATCCCTATGGCAGCAGCTATGGACAAATTGGAGGGCACAGTGGTGACGTAGAAAACAG ATTTCAACAATACGCGGAGGAAAGCACGAGATCGACTTTCCGTGTGGTGGAGTCTGTGTTACAGACATTTTCGTCAATCACGATGTTGCTGGAATCAACGTATTTCGCATTGACGAATTCGTTCCGAGCGATTTTAAGCGTGGCGGATAATATCGGTAGACTGCGTTCAACAGTCGGCCAGCTGTTGAGCACGTTTGCTTTAATCCGTGTCATGAAATGGATCTacagaagaattttatttacgcTTG GTCTTCAAACGCAAAGTGCTGTTGCCGAGGACTTGTGGCAGCAGTCGGTGTCACAGCTAAACGGAGAACGGCCGACGACTACGTCGGCGACGAATGAACGGATTTCTCCGTGGATGAATATTCTACTCCTCGGCGTGTTTGTCGCTATTCCATATCTAATTCACAAGATAACGAGTAGCATAAAGCAGAGTCAAATAAAAG TTAACGATCCGAAAGAATGGGTGAAATGCGAGGATCCTGTATGCGTGGCGACAGCGATGTACGATTTCATGGCGGTTTCTAACGAGGAATTGAGCCTGAGAGCCGGTCAGAAAATATGGTTGGCGCCGCGCTCCTTGCAATCTAAAAGCATACCAGGTTGGTGGATAGCCACCGACAACAAGAACGTCGGTTTGGTGCCTGCCAATTACGTAACTATAGTGGGACAATTGAAGAGGAAATCGGAATCAGAAAGCAATGGAAATGTCACCGCATCTACGGTAATTCCAACTTCCATGCAAAGTGCGACCGTTCCCGGTGAACAGATGAATACGCTAGAACCTAACGCTAGCCAACAAAGTACTGACTTCTctgagaataatattaaagatgatCTCCTTTAG